Sequence from the Amaranthus tricolor cultivar Red isolate AtriRed21 chromosome 1, ASM2621246v1, whole genome shotgun sequence genome:
GGCTATGAATGCAATGGTATCATGCCATAAccaaaatcatcaataaatcaGAAATCAAAAATCAGAAATCAGAAATCAGCTTGTCCCTTGAGAGAACCTTTCTTAGAGACGTATTTCAAGCCCaatccattaaaaattaatgtctatttaccgtatttttcctatttacattatacttgatgcttacttaccgtatccttaatgtatactttcaatattttaaatgtctacttacatcataaTGTCTACTTACTGGACCAGTCCAACTAGAGAAGATCTCCcaaagagactgtctctcgCAACAATTTGTAATCAAAAATACAACCGCAATTTGCAAATTTGCAACTCTTGTTAGTTTTGTTTACCCATTAGCCACCCtcatcaaatttaaaatttcccACCTTTAGTTTGTCATTTTCCCCCAATATTCATGTATAAATACCCTTTTGTTCTCTTGAAGTGATCAGCCCAAACCATTAACCATATCTCAAGAAACACAAcagcaaataaaaagaaaccCCAAACATATCAAAAGCCATAAATGGATTTGAAGAACTGCATATTGCTTGTGTCCTTAGCCTTAGCAATGGTGATCGGCCTCTCTGATGGGTTCGATTTCAACGAGAAGGACCTAGAATCCGAAAACAGTTTATGGGACCTCTATGAACGGTGGCGTAGCCAATATACTGTCTCGAGAAGCCTAGATGAGAAGCAAAAGAGGTTCAATGTTTTTAAGGAGAATGTAAAGCATGTCCATCAAGTTAATAAGATGGATAAGCCTTACAAGCTTAAATTGAACCAGTTTGCTGACATGACAAACTTAGAGTTCCGTACTCACTATGCGGGGTCAAAGACTCGCCATCATCGAATGTTAAATGGCAAGAAGACGAGTGAAAGTTTCATGTATGCAAATGCCGATAATATTCCTCCTTCCATTGATTGGAGGAAGAAGGGCGCTGTTACTCCAATCAAGAACCAAGGCCAATGCGGTATGAATAAGATTAGTTTTAGTTACAGTCGATCTCccgagagaccgtctctttgaaaaACGTCTCTCATGCCCAGCCTGATAGAGCTTAATTACTAAAAGATGATAATGGGCTGATCAAATTAAGCATGGTCTCTCAAAGGGACCGTCTCTCACGAGAATTTGTGTTTTAGTTATATGTAAGAAAATGTTTTAACTGTGCATTTTTACAGGAAGTTGTTGGGCATTTTCAACGGTCGGATCAGTTGAAGGTATAAACCAAATAAAAACAGGGAAGTTGGTGTCATTGTCCGAACAAGAGCTTGTCGACTGTGATACCTCACAGAACCAAGGATGCAATGGTGGTCTGATGGATTTGGCGTTCGACTTTATTAAGCAAAAAGGCGGTCTTACCACTGAAGAAAACTACCCTTACCGAGCTGAAGATGGAAGATGCGA
This genomic interval carries:
- the LOC130821582 gene encoding vignain-like, with amino-acid sequence MDLKNCILLVSLALAMVIGLSDGFDFNEKDLESENSLWDLYERWRSQYTVSRSLDEKQKRFNVFKENVKHVHQVNKMDKPYKLKLNQFADMTNLEFRTHYAGSKTRHHRMLNGKKTSESFMYANADNIPPSIDWRKKGAVTPIKNQGQCGSCWAFSTVGSVEGINQIKTGKLVSLSEQELVDCDTSQNQGCNGGLMDLAFDFIKQKGGLTTEENYPYRAEDGRCDKLKMNNPKVSIDGHEDVPENNEGALLKAVANQPVSVAIDAGGDDLQFYSEGVFDGKCGTELDHGVVVVGYGTTVDGTKYWIVKNSWGEGWGEKGYIRMKRDISDKEGLCGIAMEASYPIKNSSNNPNEYSTKDEL